The genome window CAAGCTCGAGAGCGAGTTGGTGGTGCGCGCCTTCGAACGGGCGGGGTTTCTGCTCTTTGGACGCACCAACGCTCCTGAGTTCGGCCCGATTCCAGTGACGGAGAATCTCCGTTATGGGGTCACTCGCAACCCATGGGATCTTGATCTCACGCCCGGGGGATCGAGCGGAGGGGCGGCTGCGGCAGTTGCGGCCGGGATGTTCTCCATCGCTCACGGCAATGATGGTGGAGGTTCGATCCGGATTCCCGCCTCCTGTTGTGGACTTGTCGGTCTGAAGGTGGCTCGCGGAAGGGTCCCGTCCCGTAACTTTTCGTGGGAGGGTGGCTCGGTCGAGGGTGTCCTCGGTCGCGACGTCGCGGACGTGGCGGCGGTGCTCGATCAGATCGCCGGACCCGATCCACTGCAGTGGTATAACGCTCCTGCGCCTGAACAACCCTTTGCGACCGCCATTGGTGCGGAGCCAGCACGTCTACGAATCGGCATGGTGACGACCTCCCCCTTTGGCCTACCAGTCGATGCCGCATGTCTAGGGGCGGTCGAGGCTACGGCTCAAACACTTGAATCCCTCGGCCACGTAATCGAGTCGTTCGAACTGCCCAATATCGATGACTTCTTGGGTCCATTTCTGAACATCGTGAACACAGGCCTCGCAGGCTATCGCGATGTGGATTGGACAAAGACGGATCTTCACATCCAGCGGAACCGGGAGGCAGCTCTAGGGGTCTCGAGCCTCGACTACGTGCAATCCGTCGCCGACCTACAGCGCTGGACGCGCGGATTCCTCAGTCGATGGGGGAGTGACTTCGATATCCTCCTCAGCCCGACGATGGCGATTCTTCCTCCTCGCGCTGGTGCCGTACTCGAGGAGCTGCACGCATCTGGGGAGACGTCGAGCTCTTCGCTCACCGTCCTGCAGATGGCGGTATTCACCTCTGCGTTTAACATGACGGGGCAGCCTGCAATCTCATTGCCGGTTCACGTGACTGCGACTGGCATACCGGTGGGTATCCAGTTGGTGGCGGGTCCTTGGGACGAGTACACGCTGCTCGGTTTAGCGGCGCAACTCGAGCGAGCATTTGGCTGGCGTGAACGTCGACTCCCGTTCTCAGCATCG of Ferrimicrobium sp. contains these proteins:
- a CDS encoding amidase, translating into MPELFNQMPTALELAGLIRSRQISPVEVLTDTAERIQALNPQVNAIVWSDDEEARRRAAAMADVLVHASDEELPPFFGVPLPIKDLTEVAGWPATYGSLAVSDEPKLESELVVRAFERAGFLLFGRTNAPEFGPIPVTENLRYGVTRNPWDLDLTPGGSSGGAAAAVAAGMFSIAHGNDGGGSIRIPASCCGLVGLKVARGRVPSRNFSWEGGSVEGVLGRDVADVAAVLDQIAGPDPLQWYNAPAPEQPFATAIGAEPARLRIGMVTTSPFGLPVDAACLGAVEATAQTLESLGHVIESFELPNIDDFLGPFLNIVNTGLAGYRDVDWTKTDLHIQRNREAALGVSSLDYVQSVADLQRWTRGFLSRWGSDFDILLSPTMAILPPRAGAVLEELHASGETSSSSLTVLQMAVFTSAFNMTGQPAISLPVHVTATGIPVGIQLVAGPWDEYTLLGLAAQLERAFGWRERRLPFSASQG